The following proteins come from a genomic window of Streptomyces sp. GS7:
- a CDS encoding PP2C family protein-serine/threonine phosphatase encodes MAKMPWMLAALALVAGVLLDLFAPEPYTGLPLLAAAPLVAGATLSFRSALAVVCVTCVVSVAVDIERGRPATPLFVDLAVVGVIGVLALAVNRLIVRQGRDLALARDVAEAVQRAALPDPPREVGPLAVAAGYTAAQAEARIGGDLFAVQETPFGVRMIIGDVRGKGIAAVAAVSVAIGAFRQEAEYAPNLATLGERMDEAMARTAARSGPVISTEGFTTAVLAEVSADGEVLSLVNRGHPPPYLVHDGQVVRLDPTAPQLPLGVGLGDIAPGGSVAVDVVRLPLGASLLLVTDGVTEARDKRGTFYDPVSSGRMRRRFRDPDALVDALTKDVGRWTEGKHDDDMAILVVTRRRRPPHAV; translated from the coding sequence CTGGCGAAGATGCCGTGGATGCTCGCGGCGCTGGCCCTCGTGGCTGGCGTCCTGCTGGACCTTTTCGCGCCCGAGCCGTATACGGGACTCCCGCTGCTGGCCGCCGCACCGCTCGTCGCGGGCGCCACGCTCTCCTTCCGCTCCGCGCTCGCCGTCGTGTGTGTCACGTGCGTGGTCTCGGTGGCGGTGGACATCGAACGCGGACGTCCGGCGACGCCGTTGTTCGTCGATCTGGCCGTGGTGGGCGTGATCGGCGTGCTGGCTCTCGCGGTCAACCGGCTCATTGTTCGGCAAGGGCGCGATCTGGCGCTGGCCAGGGATGTCGCGGAGGCAGTCCAGCGAGCGGCGCTTCCGGACCCGCCGAGGGAGGTGGGGCCGCTGGCCGTGGCTGCCGGGTATACGGCGGCGCAGGCCGAGGCGCGTATCGGCGGTGATCTCTTCGCGGTGCAGGAGACGCCGTTCGGGGTGCGGATGATCATCGGGGATGTGCGGGGCAAAGGTATTGCGGCTGTCGCCGCCGTGTCGGTCGCGATCGGAGCGTTCCGTCAGGAGGCCGAGTACGCTCCCAACTTGGCCACGTTGGGAGAGCGGATGGACGAGGCGATGGCCAGGACAGCGGCCCGAAGCGGCCCGGTGATCTCCACGGAGGGTTTCACCACTGCTGTGCTGGCCGAGGTCTCCGCCGACGGGGAGGTGCTGAGCCTGGTGAACCGCGGGCATCCGCCCCCGTATCTGGTTCACGACGGACAGGTCGTACGGCTCGATCCGACCGCCCCACAGCTGCCCCTCGGGGTGGGGCTGGGCGATATCGCTCCTGGCGGCTCGGTTGCTGTCGATGTGGTGCGGCTGCCCCTGGGGGCCTCGCTGTTGCTGGTGACTGACGGTGTCACCGAGGCGCGGGACAAGCGGGGGACTTTCTATGATCCGGTCTCCTCAGGGCGTATGCGCAGGCGGTTCAGGGACCCCGATGCCCTGGTGGATGCCCTGACCAAGGATGTTGGCCGCTGGACCGAGGGCAAACACGATGACGACATGGCCATCTTGGTGGTCACCCGGCGCCGCCGCCCTCCCCACGCCGTCTGA
- a CDS encoding glycosyltransferase: protein MRIISVITAVHEGSHHFISDTYESLREQKLPDDWEWEWCVQEDGTSGIPANSLPSDPRITHGTGLRARIAVTRTHALARATGDLIRTLDADDVLLPGALERDIETLERVPWCVSACVDLHEDGSTAPGPCDPPGGPVEPARFYHEVLEQRLSVQATTFAAHRRLVMALGGWQALSGAETVALLLAAEAVAPGEFIAEPSILYRKHPHQTTASTRYWEPTEAATRIDALVQRASALRDSGWRWQQTLGHQRASQLETSG from the coding sequence ATGCGAATCATCAGCGTCATCACCGCCGTACACGAAGGCAGCCACCACTTCATTAGTGACACCTACGAATCTCTGCGCGAACAAAAGCTCCCGGATGACTGGGAATGGGAGTGGTGCGTGCAGGAGGACGGGACCTCGGGCATCCCGGCCAACAGCCTGCCCAGCGACCCCAGGATCACCCACGGCACAGGACTCCGAGCACGCATAGCGGTAACGCGCACGCACGCCCTCGCCCGCGCGACCGGTGACCTGATACGGACGTTGGACGCGGACGACGTACTGCTGCCGGGCGCGCTGGAACGGGACATCGAGACCCTGGAACGTGTTCCGTGGTGCGTGTCCGCCTGCGTCGACCTCCACGAGGACGGGAGCACAGCGCCGGGTCCGTGCGATCCTCCGGGTGGCCCCGTGGAGCCCGCCCGCTTCTACCACGAGGTGCTTGAGCAACGTCTGTCCGTTCAGGCGACCACGTTCGCTGCACACCGTCGCCTGGTGATGGCGCTCGGCGGCTGGCAGGCACTGTCCGGAGCCGAGACGGTTGCTCTGCTCCTCGCCGCGGAAGCCGTGGCACCCGGTGAGTTCATCGCCGAGCCGAGCATCCTCTACCGCAAGCATCCCCACCAGACGACCGCATCGACTCGCTACTGGGAACCGACCGAAGCAGCCACCCGGATCGACGCGCTTGTGCAACGCGCCAGCGCCCTGCGGGACTCAGGCTGGAGGTGGCAGCAGACACTCGGACACCAGCGCGCGTCCCAGTTGGAGACGAGCGGTTAG
- a CDS encoding ornithine cyclodeaminase family protein, translating to MSATSPVPRPPRIIDESGLLHALPMAAAVDALRAALRDGPDPEADPPRTIVPVEHGQLLLMPAHRSRYAGVKVATVAPDNPAAGLPRVQGQYLLFDAATLTPVALLDGIALTTVRTSAVSALAADLLAVPEAGRLVVFGTGPQARGHLDALRAVRPLTHVTVVGRTPAHVERFVEAARRGTGLTVEAGAPSAVAGADLVACCTTARTPLFDGSLLPPHATVTAVGSHERGSREVDGSTVLGSTVVVESRAAAAREAGDLIPELESGRLTPEALVTLADLAAGAASADPDRPRLFKSVGMAWEDLAVAGAAYEAT from the coding sequence ATGAGCGCCACTTCCCCGGTCCCCCGCCCGCCCCGGATCATCGACGAGTCCGGTCTGCTGCACGCGCTCCCGATGGCCGCGGCCGTCGACGCGCTGCGCGCCGCGCTGCGCGACGGGCCGGACCCCGAAGCCGATCCGCCACGCACCATCGTGCCCGTCGAGCACGGCCAGTTGCTCCTGATGCCCGCACACCGCAGCCGCTACGCGGGCGTCAAGGTGGCCACCGTCGCCCCGGACAACCCGGCCGCCGGACTCCCCCGCGTCCAGGGCCAGTACCTGCTCTTCGATGCCGCGACCCTCACCCCGGTCGCACTGCTCGACGGGATCGCGCTGACCACCGTGCGCACCTCGGCCGTCTCGGCCCTCGCCGCCGACCTGCTCGCCGTCCCCGAGGCCGGGCGCCTGGTGGTGTTCGGCACCGGTCCGCAGGCTCGCGGCCACCTGGACGCGCTGCGCGCGGTGCGTCCGCTCACCCACGTGACCGTCGTGGGACGCACCCCCGCGCACGTCGAGCGGTTCGTCGAGGCGGCCCGCCGGGGCACCGGCCTCACCGTCGAGGCCGGTGCCCCGTCCGCGGTCGCCGGCGCCGATCTCGTGGCCTGCTGCACCACCGCCCGCACCCCGCTGTTCGACGGCTCCCTGCTCCCGCCGCACGCCACGGTGACCGCGGTCGGCTCCCACGAGCGCGGCAGCCGCGAGGTGGACGGCAGCACCGTCCTGGGCAGCACCGTCGTGGTCGAGTCCCGGGCCGCCGCGGCCCGCGAAGCCGGTGACCTCATCCCGGAACTGGAGAGCGGCCGGCTCACCCCGGAGGCACTGGTGACGCTCGCCGACCTGGCCGCCGGAGCCGCCTCTGCGGACCCGGACCGCCCTCGCCTCTTCAAGAGCGTCGGCATGGCCTGGGAGGACCTCGCGGTCGCCGGCGCGGCGTACGAAGCCACCTGA